GGCGGCAAGATCGGTCTGTTCGGCGGTGCCGGCGTCGGCAAGACGGTGCTCATCCAGGAGATGATCTACCGTGTCGCCAACAACCACGACGGTGTCTCCGTGTTCGCCGGTGTCGGTGAGCGCACCCGTGAGGGCAACGACCTGATCGAGGAGATGGCCGACTCGGGCGTCATCGACAAGACCGCCCTGGTCTTCGGTCAGATGGACGAGCCCCCGGGCACCCGTCTGCGCGTCGCGCTGGCCGGCCTCACCATGGCCGAGTACTTCCGCGACGTCCAGAAGCAGGACGTGCTGTTCTTCATCGACAACATCTTCCGCTTCACGCAGGCCGGTTCCGAGGTCTCCACGCTGCTCGGCCGTATGCCGTCCGCGGTGGGCTACCAGCCGAACCTGGCCGACGAGATGGGTCTCCTCCAGGAGCGCATCACGTCGACCCGCGGTCACTCGATCACCTCGATGCAGGCGATCTACGTCCCCGCCGACGACCTGACCGACCCGGCCCCGGCCACCACCTTCGCCCACCTCGACGCGACGACGGTGCTCTCCCGTCCGATCTCGGAGAAGGGCATCTACCCGGCCGTGGACCCGCTGGACTCGACGTCCCGGATCCTGGACCCGCGGTACATCGCCGCGGACCACTACAACGCGGCCATGCGCGTGAAGAACATCCTGCAGAAGTACAAGGACCTGCAGGACATCATCGCGATCCTCGGTATCGACGAGCTCGGCGAGGAGGACAAGCTCGTCGTCCACCGTGCCCGTCGCGTGGAGCGCTTCCTGTCCCAGAACACCCACGTCGCCAAGCAGTTCACCGGCGTGGACGGCTCGGACGTGCCGCTCGAGGAGTCGATCGCCGCGTTCAACGCGATCTGCGACGGTGAGTACGACCACTTCCCCGAGCAGGCGTTCTTCATGTGCGGTGGCATCGAGGACCTGAAGGCCAACGCCAAGGAGCTGGGCGTCTCCTGAGCCCCGTGCTCTCGGTGAGGGGGCGGGCGCGTCCCGCCCCCTCTGCCACGCCTACTAGAATTGACCCCAACACCCGGCACCCCCGCCGGGTGGTGACCCGAGGAGCCAACCTTGGCTGCTGAGCTGCACGTCGAGCTGGTCGCCGCCGACCGCCAGGTCTGGTCCGGAGAGGCCACCCTGGTCGTCGCGCGCACCACGTCCGGCGACATCGGCGTCATGCCCGGTCACCAGCCGCTGCTCGGTGTGCTGGAGTCGGGCCCGGTGACCATCCGTACGAGTGAAGGTGGAACGGTCGTCGCCGCGGTGCACGGCGGTTTCATCTCGTTCGCGGACAACAAGCTGTCCCTGCTGGCCGAGGTCGCCGAGCTGTCGGACGAGATCGATGTCCAGCGCACCGAGCGCGAGCTGGAACGCGCGAAGGCGGAGGACGACGCGGAGGCCCAGCGCCGGGCCGATGTCCGCCTGCGGGCGGCGACGGCGGCGCGTTGATCCACCGCGCCGTGTGATGATGTCACTCAGCCGCGGTCGGCCCGGAGCAATCCGGTGCCGACCGCGGCTGTGGCGAATGTGGGTGTCTTTTCCGTTCCATTACCTAGTTCGAGGCTAGTTCGAACGTGGTTCCACTACCTGGGAGACGAGGAGGTCGGTGCCGATGGTCCTCGCTCTGACTGTGTGCGGGATCGTGATCGCGCTCGTGGTGGTGGGGCTGTTCCTGTTCGGGCTGCGGCGCAGGCTGATCCAGCGGTCCGGCGGCACCTTCGACTGCTCCCTGCGCTGGGACGTGGCCGAGAAGCCGGACTCGGGCGGCAAGGGCTGGAGCTACGGCGTCGCCCGCTACAACGGCGACCGCATCGAGTGGTACCGCGTCTTCTCCTACGCGCTGCGCCCGCGCCGCACCCTGGAGCGCGCGGCGATCGAGGTGGCCGGCCGCCGGCTCCCCGAGGGCGAGGAGGAGCTGGCGCTGCTCTCCGACGCGGTGGTCCTCGCCTGCACCCACCGGGGCACGCGGCTGGAGCTCGCGATGAGCGAGGACGCGCTGACCGGTTTCCTCGCGTGGCTGGAGGCGGCTCCGCCCGGCCAGCGGGTGAACGTGGCGTAGCGGCGTCGGAACGACGGAAAGCGGCGTCAGGACGACGGAAACGAACCGCGGGCGGGCCCTTGGGGCCCGCCCGCGGCGGTCGTACTGCGGGACCGGCTAGCTCAGTCC
Above is a genomic segment from Streptomyces collinus Tu 365 containing:
- the atpD gene encoding F0F1 ATP synthase subunit beta, whose amino-acid sequence is MTTTVETATATGRVARVIGPVVDVEFPVDAMPDIYNALHVEVADPANAGEKKTLTLEVAQHLGDGLVRTISMQPTDGLVRQAAVTDTGDGITVPVGDFTKGKVFNTLGEVLNVDEQYEGERWSIHRKAPNFDELESKTEMFETGVKVIDLLTPYVKGGKIGLFGGAGVGKTVLIQEMIYRVANNHDGVSVFAGVGERTREGNDLIEEMADSGVIDKTALVFGQMDEPPGTRLRVALAGLTMAEYFRDVQKQDVLFFIDNIFRFTQAGSEVSTLLGRMPSAVGYQPNLADEMGLLQERITSTRGHSITSMQAIYVPADDLTDPAPATTFAHLDATTVLSRPISEKGIYPAVDPLDSTSRILDPRYIAADHYNAAMRVKNILQKYKDLQDIIAILGIDELGEEDKLVVHRARRVERFLSQNTHVAKQFTGVDGSDVPLEESIAAFNAICDGEYDHFPEQAFFMCGGIEDLKANAKELGVS
- a CDS encoding DUF2550 domain-containing protein, coding for MVLALTVCGIVIALVVVGLFLFGLRRRLIQRSGGTFDCSLRWDVAEKPDSGGKGWSYGVARYNGDRIEWYRVFSYALRPRRTLERAAIEVAGRRLPEGEEELALLSDAVVLACTHRGTRLELAMSEDALTGFLAWLEAAPPGQRVNVA
- a CDS encoding F0F1 ATP synthase subunit epsilon, coding for MAAELHVELVAADRQVWSGEATLVVARTTSGDIGVMPGHQPLLGVLESGPVTIRTSEGGTVVAAVHGGFISFADNKLSLLAEVAELSDEIDVQRTERELERAKAEDDAEAQRRADVRLRAATAAR